In Amycolatopsis methanolica 239, a single genomic region encodes these proteins:
- a CDS encoding propanediol/glycerol family dehydratase large subunit, which translates to MTGARRSKRTEALEQRPVNLDGFVEEWPEVGMVAMDSPYDPEPGVRVEDGVIVEMDGKPRAEFDFLDQFIADHAIDIEATEHAMAVPAVEIAHLLVDPRATRQEVLALTRGLTPAKLLEVVKTMNVVEMMMALQKMRARRTPANQAHATSARDNPVQVAADAAEASLRGFRELETTLGVVRYAPLVAIALQVGAQAGTPGVLTQCALEEATELELGMRGITAYAETISVYGTEPVFCDGDDTPWSKAFLASAYASRGIKMRFTSGTGSEVQMGNAEGKSMLYLEIRCILVTKGAGVQGLQNGSISCIGVPGAVPAGIRAVLAENLIASMVDLECASGNDQSFSHSDMRRVARLLPQLLPGTDFVCSGYSSTPNYDNMFAGSNVDAEDYDDWNVLQRDLQVDGGLRHVPEAEILAARNRAARALQGVFAQLDLPPITDKEVEAVTYAHGSEDLPLRDVLEDLKAAQSVMDRGVTGVDIVKALDGAGFTDMAESLLAVLRQRVSGDLLHTSAILTPELETLSAINDVNDYAGPGSGYRPTGARWEEMKRLRHVVSAQNPEQEVV; encoded by the coding sequence ATGACGGGCGCACGACGGTCGAAGCGGACCGAGGCTCTGGAGCAGCGGCCGGTCAACCTCGACGGGTTCGTCGAGGAGTGGCCCGAGGTCGGCATGGTCGCGATGGACAGCCCGTACGACCCGGAGCCGGGCGTGCGCGTCGAGGACGGCGTGATCGTCGAGATGGACGGCAAGCCGCGGGCCGAGTTCGACTTCCTCGACCAGTTCATCGCCGACCACGCCATCGACATCGAGGCCACCGAGCACGCGATGGCGGTCCCCGCGGTGGAGATCGCGCACCTGCTGGTCGACCCGCGCGCCACCCGTCAGGAAGTGCTCGCCCTGACCCGCGGGCTCACCCCGGCGAAGCTGCTCGAGGTCGTCAAGACCATGAACGTGGTCGAGATGATGATGGCGCTGCAGAAGATGCGCGCCCGCCGCACACCGGCGAACCAGGCGCACGCGACCAGCGCGCGGGACAACCCGGTGCAGGTCGCCGCCGACGCCGCGGAAGCCTCGCTGCGCGGGTTCCGCGAGCTGGAGACCACGCTCGGCGTCGTGCGGTACGCGCCGCTGGTGGCGATCGCGCTGCAGGTCGGCGCCCAGGCCGGGACCCCGGGCGTGCTGACCCAGTGCGCACTCGAAGAGGCCACCGAGCTGGAGCTGGGCATGCGCGGGATCACCGCGTACGCCGAGACGATCTCGGTGTACGGCACGGAGCCGGTGTTCTGCGACGGCGACGACACCCCGTGGTCCAAGGCGTTCCTCGCCTCGGCCTACGCCTCGCGCGGCATCAAGATGCGGTTCACCTCGGGCACCGGGTCGGAGGTGCAGATGGGCAACGCCGAGGGCAAGTCCATGCTGTACCTGGAGATCCGCTGCATCCTGGTGACCAAGGGCGCCGGGGTGCAGGGCCTGCAGAACGGGTCGATCAGCTGCATCGGCGTGCCCGGCGCGGTGCCAGCCGGGATCCGTGCGGTGCTCGCGGAGAACCTGATCGCGAGCATGGTCGACCTGGAGTGCGCCTCCGGCAACGACCAGTCGTTCTCGCACTCGGACATGCGCCGCGTCGCGCGCCTGCTTCCGCAGCTGCTGCCCGGCACCGACTTCGTCTGCTCGGGCTACTCCTCGACGCCGAACTACGACAACATGTTCGCCGGCTCCAATGTGGACGCCGAGGACTACGACGACTGGAACGTGCTGCAACGCGACCTCCAGGTCGACGGCGGACTGCGGCACGTGCCGGAGGCGGAGATCCTCGCCGCACGCAACCGCGCCGCCCGCGCACTGCAGGGCGTGTTCGCCCAGCTCGACCTGCCGCCGATCACCGACAAGGAGGTCGAGGCGGTCACCTACGCGCACGGCAGCGAGGACCTGCCGCTGCGGGACGTGCTGGAGGACCTGAAGGCGGCGCAGTCGGTGATGGACCGCGGCGTGACGGGGGTGGACATCGTGAAGGCCCTGGACGGCGCGGGGTTCACCGACATGGCCGAGTCCTTGCTGGCGGTGCTGCGGCAGCGCGTGTCCGGGGACCTGCTGCACACGTCGGCCATCCTGACGCCCGAGCTGGAGACGCTGTCCGCGATCAACGACGTCAACGACTACGCGGGCCCGGGCAGCGGCTACCGGCCGACCGGGGCGCGCTGGGAAGAGATGAAGCGTCTGCGCCACGTGGTGAGCGCGCAGAACCCGGAGCAGGAAGTCGTCTGA